GTCGTCTGGCTGGGTCTGAAGGCTACCGGCGTCGCCGAAAAAATCATCAGCACCGGCATGATGGTCATGGTCGGCGTGATTATCGCGGCTTCGTTTCTCTCCGACAAGGCGAATGTGAACAGCGCTCTTTACGCCAACTGGACGTACGCCGTGCCCGTGTTTAACGTCGCGATTTTCTGTTACATCGCTCAGTACGCCGTGCCCGAAATGGCCCGCGGCCTGCGCCATGATCCTCGGGAACTGCCCAAGGCTATCACCACGGGCATGTTTCTCACCGCCGTGCTGTTGGCTCTTGTGCCCCTGGCCGTCATCTCTCTGACCGGCCCCGAAAAAGTCACGCAGGTCGCCACGATCGCCTGGGGTGAAGCCCTTGGCCAGTGGGCTTTCTTCGTCGCCAACATCTTCGCCCTGTGCGCTATGATGACTTCTTACTGGGCCGTCGGCGGCAGCTTCCTGACGAACATCGTCGACATGTTCCATTTCAAGTCCGAGACCGATTTCATGACCCGGCTCGTTTCGGTGATCTGCGTCTGCGTGCCTCCATTTCTGCTGGCCTACAGCGGCATGGTCGGCTTCGTCGACGCAATTTATCTGGCCGGAACATTCGGCGGCGTGATCATGTCCATCCTGCCCGTGATGATGCTGAACAGCTCGCGCAAAAGCGGCGACGTCGAGCCACATTGGAAGTGCGGCTGGTACAGCGCCGGCTGGGTTCAGGGCCTGCTGATCGTCCTCTTCTGCGGTGCGGCCGTCTACGCGATTTTCGACCTCGCGGGCATCCTTCCGAGCGCGTGGTAAAGCGGGTGTGCTGAATGCAGTTTTTAGGAAAAGACAAAGTTATTTTCTCTTTTAACCAAGACAACAAGCCGGCGTATTTCGTCGACGACGGCGAAGTTTTCACCGTCGAAACCGACGACTGCTACAGTGGTCAGATCAAAGATTCCAGCGTGCTGCGCCCCGACATCGACATTTCCATCATGGACTGTTCGGTCGGCCCGATTTACGTTAACGGCGCCGAGCCGGACGATGTGCTGTGCGTCGAGATCCTTGGCATTGATTTTGCGCCGCAGGGCGTCATGGTCACGTCGCCGGGACTGGGCGTGCTTGGCGGGAAGACGAAAAAAGCCAATACGAAAATCATTCCGATCGAGGACGGCTATGCCCATTTCAGCAAGGATATCATCCTGCCGCTGACGCCGATGGTGGGCGTGATCGGCGTGGCGCCCCGCAGCGGCGACATTCATTGTGCCGTGCCCGGCGATCATGGTTCCAACATGGACACGAAAGTCATCACCGTCGGTTCCAAAGTCTATCTGCCTGTCGCCGTCAAAGGGGCATTGCTGGCCGTCGGCGACTTGCACGCCTGCATGGGCGACGGAGAACTCAGCGGCACCGGCATCGAAACGGCCGGCACGATCCTGATGAAAACGACCGTGGTCAAAGGAACGCGCCTCGAACGTCCTATGGTGGAGACGAAGGACAGCATGTACACGATCGCTTCCGCAAAGGAATTCAAAGACGGCGTGCGTGCCGCCGTCGAAGACATGGTCAATTATCTGATGAAAAAAACCGGACTGGAATTTCAGGATGCGTACCGCCTTCTCAGCGCCACCTGTGACATTCAGATCAGCCAGGTAGTCAACGATTTGCACACGTTCCGCGTGCGCGCCCCCAAGAAGCTCCTGAAGCTGGGCGGAATCTAGTTTTTCCCTTGAACATAAAGGGACTAACAACGCAGACTTTCTAAGACAACACAGCCCGCGGCGTCTTCGGAGAACATTCCAGAGCTGCCTGCGGGCTGTGTTTTTCGTGAGATTCCGCCGCCGATTCCCAGCTTCGCCGCGCTTATGCTATTTCTTGATAAAAAGCGCTGACATAGTTTGCGGGGCCCTTGCCGCCGCGCGCCGGGGAGCAAACGGCGCAGCTGCAAAAAAACCTTTCGGACGGAACGTTCCCGCCCGAAAGGTTTTTTCGCCTTCGACACGCGCTTTCAATCGGCGCGGACTACATCGTATGATACTGACACTTGCTGCGGGCGATGTCGAAGAGGTCGCGCATATAACTGGAAAGCCGCAGCTTTTTCCGATAACAGAAGTAGAAATGCCGCTCGAAGCCATGGCAGCGCAGCGGATAACATTTAGTCAGTGTTTCCACGCGCGTGTCCCCCTGGATGTAGCCGTAAGGGCAGACCATCACGGCGTTGAGCTGGGCGGTGACCAATTTGGCGGCTTCCATGTTGAACAGTTCGAGCAGCACGCGCGGCTCGAACTGGCACAGCTGAGCGAGGTGGTTCTGGATGGTGCGCACGCTGTGCCCCGAGGTGAGGTTGACGAAGTTTTCCTCTCGCGCTTCGCTCAGTTCGATTTCGGTCCCCTGGCCGATGCGGCGGGAAATGGCCGTCTGCTTGGAGGCCATGAGGACGATCTGTTCGTTTTCCAGCAGGCGGTATTCCAAGTCGTTCTGCTTCGACGCGGTGGTGATGAAGGCCACGTCGCAGCCGCCCTTGCTGAGCAGCTCCTCGAGGCGGACGGAAGGCAGTTCTTTCAGTTCGACGGTGACGAGCGGATAGCGGGCGAGAAAGGCGGGCAGGATCTGCGGCAGCAGGGAGATGCTGCGCTGCGCCGAAATGCCGATGCGCAGCGTGGCGCGGTGATCGTTTTTCATTTCGGCGATCTCGCTGAGGAGATTCCGCTCGGCCGTCATGATCTCGCGCATGCTTTCGACGTAGCGCTGGCCGGCGTAGGTGAGCGTCAACCG
This sequence is a window from Pyramidobacter sp. YE332. Protein-coding genes within it:
- a CDS encoding acetamidase/formamidase family protein, producing MQFLGKDKVIFSFNQDNKPAYFVDDGEVFTVETDDCYSGQIKDSSVLRPDIDISIMDCSVGPIYVNGAEPDDVLCVEILGIDFAPQGVMVTSPGLGVLGGKTKKANTKIIPIEDGYAHFSKDIILPLTPMVGVIGVAPRSGDIHCAVPGDHGSNMDTKVITVGSKVYLPVAVKGALLAVGDLHACMGDGELSGTGIETAGTILMKTTVVKGTRLERPMVETKDSMYTIASAKEFKDGVRAAVEDMVNYLMKKTGLEFQDAYRLLSATCDIQISQVVNDLHTFRVRAPKKLLKLGGI
- a CDS encoding LysR family transcriptional regulator, coding for MNLKHASYIMAILEAGSITAAAKKLLISQPSLSQTVKAVEDELGLLIFDRHAKRLTLTYAGQRYVESMREIMTAERNLLSEIAEMKNDHRATLRIGISAQRSISLLPQILPAFLARYPLVTVELKELPSVRLEELLSKGGCDVAFITTASKQNDLEYRLLENEQIVLMASKQTAISRRIGQGTEIELSEAREENFVNLTSGHSVRTIQNHLAQLCQFEPRVLLELFNMEAAKLVTAQLNAVMVCPYGYIQGDTRVETLTKCYPLRCHGFERHFYFCYRKKLRLSSYMRDLFDIARSKCQYHTM
- a CDS encoding amino acid permease: MSTHEQSSALKVHKLTFWEATMIVVGANIGSGILGLAYSSRKAGWPVLLLWLIVAGIFTTFSMLYVAETTLRTEKPLQLPGLAERYVGKLGAALIFISVAANSIGCMIAYMTGSGNILAKMFDIPNQMGSLLFAVPAVIVVWLGLKATGVAEKIISTGMMVMVGVIIAASFLSDKANVNSALYANWTYAVPVFNVAIFCYIAQYAVPEMARGLRHDPRELPKAITTGMFLTAVLLALVPLAVISLTGPEKVTQVATIAWGEALGQWAFFVANIFALCAMMTSYWAVGGSFLTNIVDMFHFKSETDFMTRLVSVICVCVPPFLLAYSGMVGFVDAIYLAGTFGGVIMSILPVMMLNSSRKSGDVEPHWKCGWYSAGWVQGLLIVLFCGAAVYAIFDLAGILPSAW